DNA sequence from the Desulfobulbaceae bacterium genome:
GGCATCAAGATCACCTCCAGCAGACAGTTCCATTAGCGTATCAGCACCTTCTTCTTCGGCAATTCTGGCCTTTCGCACCTCCATTTCGATATCACAGATATCAGAAGAAGTGCCAATCGAGGCATTCACTTTTGTGCGAAGTCCGGTACCGATACCGACAACCTTTTGCTGTGGTCGCTTGGGGTGATTAGCGATAACGATTTCACCGCTGCCACGCGTCTGCGGATAATTTCCGTATCAATTTCTTCGATCTCAGCTACTTCTTTAATCTGTTTAGTTACAATACCTTCTCGTGCCTGCTCCAACTGGGTTTTCATGTGTTCTTCCTCACTTTTTTGTATACCCTGCCAGCAGCCATAAATAAAAAAAGGCCCTGACCGGGCATTGCCCATCAGAACCTTTTACCATTGCGTTCTAACTGATTTTACAATTGTTCCGCTCGTCTTCTGGCTTCCCCCTTCCTCCGGCGGTCTTCCCAGTTCATCCATATCGCATTTCAGGGCGAAAGAATAAACCAGTGACCAAAAATCACCAAAAGAAACCACACTCTGGGGTCACAGCATCAGGCTATGCCACGGATTCACACCGTGTTCCGTTAACCGAACAATCAACTATCAATAATTTGCTTTCAAATAAATACTCAGAGGGTTAAAGTCAACAAAAATTCTGTTTTTAAAATCTGCGCTCATCCCCAACATCCGCCGATAAACATAAATCAAGAGATCCACGACCATATGAGCAACCAAGAAGTCACCACCACAATCAACCACGAGCTTTGCACTGGCTGTGGAATGTGCATTCAAGTTTGTCCATCAAACACCATTTCCATGATTAATGGCAAGGCTGCAGTTACTGGAAGTCACTCTATGAACTGCGGCCACTGCGAATCAACCTGCCCCACCGGCGCTATCAAAGTCGGAGCTCTCAAGGAAGAGTTCAGCTACAGAAGTTTCAGGCCTGAAGATAGATGGCTGCCCCACGGCACGTTCGAGCCGGCACAGCTCGACCGTCTGCTGCGCTCTCGCAGGTCATGCCGCAATTATACGAACAAGCAGGTTCCTTTAGAAATCCTATACGATCTTATCAACTTCGGGATTACAGCCCCATCCGGCACCAATAGTCAACAATGGACTTTCACACTGGTTCCTACACGAGAGAAATTGATTGTCCTTGGTGGACAGGTTGCTGATTTTTTTCACAAACTCAACCAAAAGGCAGCAAATCCAGTCCTACGCGCTATTTCCAAAATATTTTATAAAGACCGGCTCGGCAAATACCACCAGAACCACTACACCTCTGTTCAGCATGGACTGAAAGACTGGTACATACACAAAAAGG
Encoded proteins:
- a CDS encoding nitroreductase family protein codes for the protein MSNQEVTTTINHELCTGCGMCIQVCPSNTISMINGKAAVTGSHSMNCGHCESTCPTGAIKVGALKEEFSYRSFRPEDRWLPHGTFEPAQLDRLLRSRRSCRNYTNKQVPLEILYDLINFGITAPSGTNSQQWTFTLVPTREKLIVLGGQVADFFHKLNQKAANPVLRAISKIFYKDRLGKYHQNHYTSVQHGLKDWYIHKKDTLFHGATAAIIIGSKPGASCPQDDALMASQNILLGAHALGLGSCMIGYAVHAANLSATIKPALTIPAEETVYACIALGYPREEYSRLTHRKKPVIRIV